Proteins from a single region of Mucilaginibacter daejeonensis:
- a CDS encoding 5'-nucleotidase, lipoprotein e(P4) family: protein MKKYLFISLLALAACSINKQMANTAHTSTVNNGKVWASVWQQRSAEYKALCFQAYNTARWHLDDVLKTPSSKPLAIVTDIDETVLDNSPHDAQRAIHDQDYELAAWKAWTAKAACDTVAGAPAFFKYAASKGVTIFYITNRDEDERPGTLRNLQKYALPNADNEHLLLRTSGSSKEARRQQVLSKYNIVMLCGDNLADLDKMYDNHPAEAGRDNTTRQLAGQFGARYIVLPNPSYGDWEGALFNFNYKLTPAQKDSVIKAKMRFDDK from the coding sequence ATGAAAAAGTATCTTTTCATTTCGCTGCTGGCATTGGCTGCCTGCAGCATCAATAAGCAGATGGCAAATACGGCACATACCTCTACCGTGAACAACGGTAAAGTGTGGGCATCGGTGTGGCAGCAACGTTCGGCAGAGTATAAGGCATTGTGCTTTCAGGCTTATAACACGGCTCGCTGGCATCTGGATGATGTGTTGAAGACCCCGTCATCAAAGCCTTTGGCCATCGTGACCGATATCGATGAGACCGTGTTAGACAATAGTCCGCATGATGCGCAGCGCGCCATCCATGATCAGGACTATGAGCTGGCCGCCTGGAAGGCCTGGACCGCTAAAGCTGCCTGCGATACCGTTGCCGGTGCACCGGCGTTCTTCAAGTATGCCGCCAGCAAAGGCGTCACCATATTCTACATCACCAACCGTGATGAGGACGAACGCCCTGGCACGTTACGTAACCTGCAAAAGTACGCCCTGCCCAATGCCGATAACGAGCATTTGTTGTTACGTACCAGTGGCTCGAGTAAGGAGGCCCGTCGCCAGCAGGTGTTGAGTAAGTATAACATCGTAATGCTTTGCGGGGATAACCTGGCCGATCTGGATAAAATGTATGATAACCACCCTGCCGAGGCCGGTCGCGATAACACCACGCGTCAGCTGGCTGGCCAGTTCGGTGCGCGATACATCGTGCTGCCTAACCCAAGCTACGGCGATTGGGAAGGCGCTTTATTCAACTTCAATTATAAGCTTACCCCTGCTCAAAAGGATTCGGTGATCAAAGCCAAAATGCGCTTTGATGATAAATAA
- a CDS encoding aldose 1-epimerase family protein: protein MIIIENDRLRVAISGKGAQLSSLYNKGTHIEHMWQADPNVWPWHAPNLFPIVGGLYNNQLNVDGQSYELPRHGFARQSEFELIGCSATHAVFQLTADEETLAVYPYQFAFQVLYDLFDNTLRVTYKVINLDDKTIYFSVGGHPAFNVPFGVGERYEDYYLEFEVDEALHTHMLSPAGYFNGETRPVMTEGGKLKLTRSLFNADALVLKDLKSRKVTIRSAHSEHSLSVEFPHFKQLGIWAKPGADFVCIEPWLGYADADGSAVDIKDKEGIQKVDHGHVFEAAYTISVS from the coding sequence ATGATCATTATCGAGAACGATCGCCTTCGCGTGGCGATCAGCGGTAAAGGAGCGCAGCTAAGTTCGTTGTACAATAAAGGCACCCACATTGAGCATATGTGGCAGGCCGATCCCAATGTGTGGCCTTGGCATGCGCCTAACCTGTTCCCCATCGTAGGTGGGTTATACAATAACCAGTTGAATGTTGATGGCCAAAGCTATGAGCTGCCCCGCCATGGCTTTGCCCGGCAATCTGAATTTGAGCTGATCGGCTGCTCGGCAACGCATGCCGTGTTCCAGCTAACGGCCGATGAGGAAACATTGGCTGTGTACCCTTACCAGTTCGCATTCCAGGTGCTGTACGACCTTTTCGATAATACCCTGCGTGTTACCTACAAAGTGATCAACCTTGATGATAAGACCATTTACTTTTCGGTAGGGGGGCACCCGGCGTTCAACGTGCCTTTTGGCGTAGGCGAAAGATATGAGGATTACTACCTCGAATTTGAGGTGGACGAAGCGCTGCATACGCACATGCTATCGCCAGCCGGCTACTTCAATGGCGAGACCCGTCCGGTGATGACCGAAGGCGGCAAGCTGAAACTGACGCGCTCGCTCTTCAACGCCGATGCGCTGGTACTTAAAGACCTGAAAAGCCGTAAGGTGACCATTCGGTCGGCTCATAGTGAGCATTCACTTTCGGTGGAGTTCCCACACTTTAAACAGTTAGGCATATGGGCAAAACCCGGAGCTGATTTCGTTTGCATCGAACCTTGGCTGGGCTACGCCGATGCTGATGGCAGCGCTGTAGATATCAAAGATAAAGAAGGCATCCAAAAGGTAGACCACGGTCACGTTTTCGAAGCCGCTTACACCATCAGCGTGAGCTGA
- a CDS encoding beta-propeller fold lactonase family protein: MKRTSINRTLRLGMALLVCSLPVLAQQLPGKLPTGQVLLPNGWKLSPAGRALPLGDLPLNIQLSSSGHLLAVTNNGQSKQSVQLIDPRTEKLLDQQVVAKSWYGLAFSNDEKHLYASGGNDNWIYRFNIHDNKLGKPDTLRLGKPWPNKVCPTGIAVNKADTRLYTVTKEDSTLYVLDPAAGKILSKTKLASEAYSCILSADERTLYVSLWGRAQVAVYDVASGKVVRTIATGSHPNELLLNKKNTLLYVANANDNSVSVIDTRTNKVIETISVALYPTKLTGATTNGLALSPDNKTLYIANADNNCLAVLDVTMPGNSKSRGFIPVGWYPTNLKTLGNKILVANGKGFTSMANPNGPQPVLKTDDSGHHIGSTNSRSQYIGGLFKGTLSFIDRPDADKLKTYTKQVYANTPFNNTTEKIAPGETDNPIPRKLGDRSPIKYVFYIIKENRTYDQVLGDVPQGNGDTSLCIFGKKVTPNHHAIAGDYVLLDNFYVNAEVSADGHNWSTAAYATDYTEKTWPTSYGGRGGTYDYEGSRQVAYPRDGYIWDYCKRAGISYRTYGEFGAYGKTELKSLKGHVAPKSPGFDMDIKDVLRAQLWAQDLDSLLKIDAVPRFNTIRISNDHTSGQKKGKISPIAAVADNDQGIGMILEHLSHTPIWKESVVFILEDDAQNGPDHVDAHRSPVFVAGPYVKRNAVVHQMYSTSGVLRTIELILGLPPMSQYDAASIPLFECFTSKPDLTPYTLRPAQVDLERRNVSNNESSRRSELFNFAREDAIPDLDLNEVVWKYVKGENSVMPAPKRSAFVILEAKKKRDDDDD, encoded by the coding sequence ATGAAACGGACATCCATTAATAGAACTTTACGCCTGGGCATGGCGCTGCTCGTATGCTCATTGCCGGTGCTGGCGCAGCAACTGCCGGGCAAGTTACCTACAGGGCAGGTGTTGCTCCCCAACGGTTGGAAGCTGAGCCCCGCCGGCCGTGCGTTACCCTTGGGCGATCTGCCGTTAAATATTCAATTATCATCATCAGGGCATCTGCTGGCCGTTACCAACAACGGTCAAAGCAAGCAATCGGTACAACTGATCGATCCGCGCACCGAGAAACTGCTCGACCAGCAGGTGGTGGCCAAGTCATGGTATGGGTTAGCTTTCAGCAATGATGAAAAGCATCTTTATGCTTCAGGCGGCAACGATAACTGGATCTACCGTTTCAACATACATGATAACAAATTGGGCAAGCCTGATACCCTGCGCTTGGGTAAACCCTGGCCCAATAAGGTTTGCCCCACCGGCATAGCCGTCAATAAGGCCGATACGCGCCTGTATACCGTTACCAAAGAGGATAGCACTTTGTATGTGCTCGACCCCGCCGCCGGTAAGATCTTAAGTAAGACCAAACTTGCGTCCGAAGCCTACAGCTGCATCTTATCGGCCGATGAACGCACGCTGTATGTTTCCTTATGGGGCAGGGCACAGGTAGCTGTGTATGATGTGGCGTCGGGAAAGGTGGTCAGGACCATCGCCACCGGCAGCCACCCTAACGAGTTACTATTGAACAAGAAGAACACGCTGCTGTACGTGGCTAACGCTAACGACAACAGCGTATCGGTGATCGATACCCGCACCAACAAGGTGATCGAGACCATATCGGTAGCGCTTTACCCCACCAAACTTACCGGTGCCACCACCAACGGGCTCGCGCTATCGCCCGATAATAAGACGCTTTACATTGCCAATGCCGATAATAATTGCCTGGCCGTATTGGATGTGACCATGCCGGGCAACAGTAAAAGCCGTGGATTCATCCCGGTGGGTTGGTATCCCACTAATCTGAAAACGTTAGGCAACAAGATACTGGTGGCCAATGGTAAGGGTTTCACCTCTATGGCCAACCCTAACGGCCCGCAGCCTGTGCTCAAGACCGACGATAGCGGCCATCATATCGGCTCTACCAATAGCCGCAGCCAGTACATTGGCGGGTTGTTCAAGGGTACTTTATCATTCATCGATAGGCCCGATGCGGACAAATTAAAGACCTACACCAAACAGGTTTACGCCAACACGCCGTTCAACAACACCACAGAGAAGATAGCGCCGGGCGAGACCGATAACCCGATCCCGCGCAAGCTGGGTGATAGGTCGCCGATCAAATATGTGTTCTATATCATTAAAGAGAACCGTACATACGACCAGGTGCTGGGCGATGTGCCGCAGGGCAACGGTGACACCTCGTTATGCATCTTCGGTAAAAAGGTGACACCTAATCATCATGCCATTGCGGGCGACTACGTGCTGCTCGATAACTTTTACGTGAACGCCGAGGTAAGTGCCGACGGCCATAATTGGAGCACCGCCGCCTACGCTACCGACTATACCGAAAAGACCTGGCCTACCAGCTATGGTGGCCGTGGCGGAACTTACGACTACGAAGGCTCGCGCCAGGTAGCTTACCCGCGCGATGGTTACATATGGGACTACTGCAAACGCGCCGGTATCAGCTACCGCACCTATGGCGAGTTCGGCGCGTACGGCAAAACCGAGCTTAAGTCGCTTAAAGGGCATGTGGCGCCTAAGTCGCCGGGTTTTGATATGGACATCAAGGATGTGCTGCGTGCCCAGCTTTGGGCGCAAGACCTCGATTCGTTGCTGAAGATCGATGCGGTGCCGCGTTTCAACACGATCCGTATCTCTAATGATCATACCAGCGGCCAAAAAAAGGGAAAGATATCACCCATAGCTGCCGTGGCCGATAACGACCAGGGCATCGGCATGATCCTTGAACATTTGTCGCACACGCCCATATGGAAGGAATCGGTGGTGTTCATACTGGAAGATGACGCCCAGAACGGCCCTGACCATGTGGATGCGCACAGGTCGCCGGTATTTGTGGCCGGGCCATACGTGAAGCGTAACGCCGTTGTCCATCAGATGTACTCTACCTCTGGCGTACTCCGCACCATCGAGCTTATACTGGGCCTTCCGCCTATGAGCCAGTACGATGCCGCCTCTATACCGTTGTTCGAGTGCTTCACCTCAAAGCCTGATCTTACACCGTACACGTTGCGCCCAGCCCAGGTAGACCTGGAGCGCCGCAACGTGTCTAACAATGAAAGTAGCCGCCGTTCGGAGCTGTTCAACTTCGCAAGGGAGGACGCCATCCCTGACCTTGACCTTAACGAGGTGGTGTGGAAATATGTAAAAGGAGAAAATTCGGTGATGCCCGCACCAAAACGCAGTGCGTTTGTTATACTCGAAGCCAAAAAGAAACGCGACGATGATGATGACTGA